Below is a window of Humulus lupulus chromosome 2, drHumLupu1.1, whole genome shotgun sequence DNA.
TATTgctgtaaagattcaaaattgcttctccaattttgaaatgtctcctgGCTAAGACATTTGATATTTAAGAATTGTTATCACTATGTTAttatcaaatatatttcatttgaccacactttagactctaagtctattggacaatatgcttgttagggttttataccctaattaaaacccaatttctttgtaatctcatatATTATCagtaaaagaatagaaatcattttttgacttggtcaatcacttttcgcacatgttttattttaatgattatttgtttaatataaacttatatttaatcccgagcatatagataatcatatctatagtgacgtaatcacagtggaatattaatatgattatatttcaaaataatttagtcctaagattagtcagtgcacaagatttacacttaCTTGCCAAtcaacgatatgatctacttacacattgtagtgttatgttctttccagaacattagtaaagtagataagatcgtatgtatttgttacattggacaggaccgatattgacagtagacaggataagtaaacatactgttattatctattctagtcatatcatatagttgaccataggtcaattcaatctcaattatgagtggttagtattctaactgattgtattaattgagttctttgacttgttcgttaccagcttaccctacgaaatAGCCCATACTTACCCtagggaactcgatagtatattTGAGTAGGAgcattaatcatagatatgaatatctatagcttctgatgaagaaatgAAATGATGGTTTGCTTTtattttggttcgaggtgctaaatgatgaagatctcatttcattaattaatattagtttactgaaatatcatttacaaggaactaattgttttaaggataaaatacattgaggggtaaaacggtattttaatcCCATCTTATTGTAggccatctatagaggattgagtgacaattatggttgtaacaatggataattaatagcgtatctatatttgttatagagcattctatgaattcaagagtgcaattccgagtctttagtggagtcacaaggaattaataagttagtaaatttatttgttagatttatgataacttattggaacttgatttcataggcccatggtccccacagtgccttggataaaatcatctagatagtctcaattaattgatttaattatcaaagtttaccaggtcaattttggatagtttcacagagttatacaattttgagaagaaaagagaaataatggcagatttattaattaagataaattagtatctaaattaataaataagtttaaatcaaggttcaaattataaataattaatttgataaaggagttaaataattatttattaattaaatcaatagaaaataatacaagctcGGGCGTgttgctcccttgccttcccactatctcctgctaggtgtgggccgccacagatggttagcaatgtacccACCACAGGAGatggctgtaaagggggcgagcattGGTGTATAGGTGCCTACTCTtttcctccttgagcctctcgctgagaacctccagtggctcgtacaaatctcctcaggtgtccttgtctgataaggaactcaatttcatctttcagttggttgcactcattggtgtcatgaccatagtcgttgcgaaaatgacaaaacttggttgtatctctcttggagatatctttccttatcggTGATGGTTGCTTGTAAGGGACAATGGTGTTGTTCGCCCGGTACACCTCTGCACTACTTTCGACTAGGGCCatgtaattggtgaatcttggctcgtatctgTTACCATTAGGGAGCTTATTCTCCCATTTTTCCCATTGTTTTGGCCactgccattgggtttatctgacccgggAAGCTTTGGCGGGACCTTCTTTTCGTCCCTTGTCTTCTGCAGGCGACTTCCCTCCGTTAGCAATCGCCTCTTCGAACTTGATGTATCGGTTTGCTCGATCCaggaattcttgggtactcttcaccccgttcttccttaaactgttccaAAGGGGTGAATGGCGTCACACTTCACCAGTTAGTGCCATCATTTTCCTCTCATCGCCAATCGCCTTAGCTCCAGTTACGGCTCGTATAAAACGCTGGACATAATCCTTTAaggactctccctccttctggcgtatctcgaccagttggttagcttcagtcggatgtactcgaccagcgtagaattgcccgtagaactcctttacgaacatcttcCATGACACTATGATAGCAGGAGGGAAGTTGAGAAACCACTCCTGAGAAGTATCGGATAAGGTTGCCAGAAAGATTCTGCAGtgagcatcatccgacaccttttggatgtccatctgtatcttgaatttattcacatgagatactgggtccctaTACCCATCGAAGTTGGGCAatactggcatcttaaattttcttggggtttctgccatcgctattctttgtatgaatggagtgcctcttctctattcatactcgatgtgggatgttcggctccccactAGCTACTGGACGGTCTGATTCAGCGCATCGATTTGGGCCTATACTGCTTGTGGTATTGCTGGGGTGACCGGTGctgggggagcgtactcatcgtgcctttcccgcctatcgttgagcacatccctcaagtcatcaactctacgcctttgctcgctagtgcccaaccgatcaaagacattagattgcctaggctgccccccagggTTCTGGCTCGCatgcctattttctcttggtggggggttcttTTCTCCACCTTTTTGTCCTTAccctcgaccagcatttcctTTGCTGGAATCAGCTTCGTTGTAATTATGACCTTCCCTAAAATGTGCTTAGCTATGGCGCGACCTGCTGATCGCACTATTCCCTCCTCTTACTCGTACCTCTCGAACGCCAGGGGGAGTCCTGCGTCGGTCGGTGGGTTCccaggcattattatgtcgtggggggacCCTGACTGTAGAGCCTGGCTCAGCATGCCTTCTGTTAGTAGAAGGGCGTTTTCCCCTGCTCGGAGGATTCGATTCTACAGCAGTTTGGTGTCTAGGGCTTAGGGgaggctgcccagccctattctgccttggacgCTGGGGATTATCTTGACCAACACGAGAAGGTGGCTTGTActcaggatcttgaaatggaatatcctgcTGGGCAACAGGaggttgctccggcctttgaggacTTGCCGGTTGAGGTGGATGACTTAAGTTTGggccttgttgtggtggtacACTTGGTGGCTGATTCGGTTGAGAAGTTGGCGCAGGTTGTccccgggccaactgaatggcttcTTCCAAGGTGGCAATGGCTTCTCTCTGTCGGAGGTCCATGTCAGTCTACCGCTCATTAACCTCTCGACGTTGACAGTCAATTTCCCTCTGTTGCAACGCCAtcgtctcagccacattctcctgaTTAGCCCTTAGATTGActaactcctcctgcaacacaatcagtgttgtcctcaagatcccagaatccatttcctcctatTCAAAATCCAACTGTgtttcatcttcagccacattttgtggaggagcCTGGGTAGATGCAGCACCATAAGTTTGTCCCATCtttctggatgttttcgccatttgatcttatTGGAAATCTTGAGTttgtctctcaatgaaagcaccaaaaagtTGACCCTGtgattggtcaacgacacggagtcagataaacgatataaagtaagatgaaaatgagaagaactcCAGATGAAAatataaacgacacaaacaatttatagtggttcggtcctaatagaatggtaacaacctatgtccacttagtgttcttattgatgtagtattccaagaacagtgatcaatgaactagggttcacgagtttcactaaatctcagataaatataattgtgatggataacaacactctttttctctcttagaatctctcagctcaagcgttctcaagccaaatgttcAAAAAACAAATAGTCCCCTCTCTTGAGacttttgattcttatttataagcTCAAAGAAGTCtatatgggccaatgggccttaattgcACTTAATTCATGCGTATCTAAAtattaatgaaaattacaattaatacgtaattacaagattgcacataTGTGACTAGGctggtcgcccataattatgatacttgataagccaatgatccTGGTCGAGGGTCGAGGAGGATATGctcacttaaaactgccacgtGTTTCCCACATGTAGATcaatcttgccacatcatcaggtagttcgcttttgggtaaacaaattgattagtgggagtgatcaataaAATGACTCAAATTTTGAGAAAGATCATTCAGAACCTTCCACCTCAGGATCGAAATTGATAGTGGTTCGAAACATCCCTCATCTTCAAACGGATATTCAACAACAACAAGTCATTGAAAATACAATTCgatgatgaagttcaaatggatgaAGTTGTTCAAGAATTACCTACAGTTGATGAACAACCAGCTGAACCACCGGCTCCccaagagcctgctggtgtaactttaagaagatccactagaaTGAAAAAACATACAATtcctagtgactacattgtgtatttccAAGAATTTAACAATAATATTCGAGCCGAAAGTGATCTAGAAACATTTTCACAAGCCATGGATATCCAAGAATCAAAATTGTGATACAATGTCATGAATGAAGAATTAAATTATATGAAAAGCAACgaagtctgggatcttgttgagttgcctaatggggcgagggccATTGGGtttaaatgggtcttcaaaacaaagaaataaccattaggcaacattgagagacataAACCAAGACTAATTGCTAAGGGATTAACTCAAAAAGAAGGAAATGATTATACAGAGACCTTTTCTCCTATATCTAAGAAAGATTCATTTAGAGTAATCTTGGCATTAGTTGCTTTTCGATTTAGAGCTACAACAAATGGATGTGGAAACTGCTTTCGTCAATGGTGACCTAGATAatgaggtatacatgaaacaaccagaaggatactcctctagtgatggtgagaATTTTGTATGCAAGCTTAAGAACTCCAtctatggattgaaacaagcgtcaagccaatggtatttaaaattccatgatgtcatctcttcatTTGGAGTTGAAGAGAATGTCATTGATTAGTTATATACTAGAAGGttagtgggagtaagatttgttttcttgttttatatgtggaaaatattcttcttgcaaccaatgataaagGTTTTCTCCATGAGGTAAAACAATTCCTCTCGAAGAATTTTTAGATGAAGTATATGGATGATGCATCTTATGTCATttgcattaagatccatcgagaaAGATATCAAGGTATCCTATGTGTATCTCAAGAAGCCTAcatcaacaaatttttagagagATTTTGGATTAAgtattgttcaccaagtgttgctcatattgttaagggtgataaattaaatttgagccagtgtctGAAGAGCGATTTTGAAatggaagaaatgaagaaaatcccctatgcttctgctgttggaagcttaatgtatgctcAAGAATGCACAAGACCTGATATTTCTTTTGATGTTGTAATGTTAGGAAGATACCAGAGTAACCCGGGATTAGACTATAGGAGAGCTATGAAGAAAGTGATGAGGTACCTCCaaggtactaaggattacaaactgaTGTTCAGAAAAACCAACAATTTgaaagtagttggctactcagattcagactttgttGGTTGTGTTAACTCATGTAAATCAACCTCCTgttatatatttatgtttgtCAGTGGAGTTGTGTCATCGAGGAGTACCAAACAGACattgactgctacttctactatggaggTCAGGTTCGTTTACTGtttttgaggctacatcgcatggtgtatggctaaagagtttcaatTCAGgtcttagagttgtagattctatTTCTAGGCCATTGAAAATTCTTTATGACAATTTAGATgatgtattcatggctaagaacaacagtattggtagtcgaagcaagcacatcaATATTAAGTACTTAGCTGTTACAGaatgtgttaaagaaaataaagtggtcatttaGCACATAAGCATTGAATTGATGATAGCAGACACTttgacgaaaggcttgccacttgataaattcaaggatcatgtagtgaacatgggacttggttcccttatgtagtttttattgtacaactgaagttattatcaatgaaactcttatatTGGCGGTTTCTCATATTTATgtgcatcttaattttatttgagaaaattctCCATAGGACTTGAATAAACATAGAGTTTATTCATTAAGTTACATCGTCACATAAATTTTATTGTTGAGTAATAAATacattgtaatacatggaagacaATACTCGTCATAAAAGAGAACATGTCGCTATGATTCATTTGTTTGTTGCCTAACAAAGATAATCATTGGGCATAACTAGTACTTTAGTTTAAATGCAAACCATGtgagagaatgttagaatattttatttaattaattagagttACCAAAAACctataattctaattaattaagATTAAAGTTAATATTGGGATTAATTGACAGATATTCTCAATATGGTCAGCATTTAAGGTAGTTACTCAATATTGAGTTACCAAATATTTCATATCCTATTGATTGTCAAATATTCTTATATAAATTGTGGCAGAGACATTGATGGAAGGTCTCACTTTTATAAATATAGGGCTTTGGTCCCCAAGCTCATTACTCATTCTCAGGCTTCATCTAAAAAGCTAGTGAGAGCTTGGAGGTCCATTACCCTCTCTAAatactcttttcttttttcttttgtagatctaaagacTTTAGATCGAGTTTATCAaatcaatggctggaggtataatTTATTAATCTATTCTATTTTGTAATAATCCTGtaaagtttttttttgtaatgacccgactaacttaaagatctcataccattaaaatctactaagacataactactatatttgaatacatgcataaaataatagaactttatttaaaaaatccaaaatacaggatctcattgttattacataaaatcataaggaaaacTTAAACCTTTCTTAGTAatcgttcaaatactaaatgcaaaaaatcataatacataaaaaaaattcaaaacataAATGTCATTCTCGAGCTTTCCATTAGTCCATTCATTCAGTTCTCgaccaatacacatgccaaagctgccatgaatctgtcccgccttccatgcttattttcctacaccatctaaaataaaaatgaatgactctaatgcccagtaaggaaaactactaaaacatattataaatcataagacataaaaacataattcataaaacgtatgacataaaaatataaatcataaaacataagactacaatattaatggccattcacttattaccgtagtatgtgatagaaaccatctaggtcctcttgctactatttagaggtaggtttaaacacaaacatagtatatgataaaccatctaggtcctcttgctactatgtAGAGGTAGGTTTAAGCATAACTATAatctatgataatgataaaaaatctcaagatttgcttatttgctatttaagaaaccatatttcccaagagactacaacataaaacatatacatgcatacatacatacacatggcatataaacataatcataacacataaaatctaacctatctTCCTTACCGAAAACTTGGATGTTGGAaacaagaatgggattggaaactcctaaaaccaaacagtaagatccataagttttttAAACCTTAAGTTAGCAGCTTGAGTTACTGAAAACCTGAGGAACtcaacacctaaccaaaagccattataacaagttaggatttggaagaaaatgaaaagaataagaggaactataatgaactaaacttgaggataaagaataccttggatagattagaaattcgatctacacctcaatactgaaataacactctatcttacttcccaattgtttagaaaagcttagattagaaagattttaaccccaaaaccctagagtTTCTC
It encodes the following:
- the LOC133815131 gene encoding uncharacterized protein LOC133815131, yielding MDLRQREAIATLEEAIQLARGQPAPTSQPNQPPSVPPQQGPNLSHPPQPASPQRPEQPPVAQQDIPFQDPEYKPPSRVGQDNPQRPRQNRAGQPPLSPRHQTAVESNPPSRGKRPSTNRRHAEPGSTVRVPPRHNNAWEPTDRRRTPPGVREVRVRGGNSAISRSRHS